A genomic segment from Melanotaenia boesemani isolate fMelBoe1 chromosome 9, fMelBoe1.pri, whole genome shotgun sequence encodes:
- the LOC121646725 gene encoding fukutin-related protein produces MRISFCQGLLTGAIILNLLILYYVSRAQHQMMEKRKELGRGTRRAALPVSGLAGGGLGVVVGAGGEHGVVGGEGHSRGPRVTIILREFENFENYVGDVANSFLRHRPELPFLAVADMPPYPPLVLPEGARLLVLSPSPDQPPQAHRPEFHVQTEFVLLVPDGVELEQPRVVERLIRELEGEGGGPVRLVAAPVLARSAVQCLHLRVNLREWTATYSPAASGSSGSVCTALQGDAIVLIRTEDLFNLSVPLGRPIFSALFIQTALRGWKVKLLESPCFSASHRPLFSSAHNQWKAETRLKETAGKLMRSFGLKRILVPEGKEQWYGCSKETPRCFSTVQDDTPDYLYLDRWTPPCCLRALRETTKYVINILESSGVRYWLEGGSLLGAIRHQDIIPWDYDVDLGIYLEDIPNCDHLKNLDSGSLVDANGYVWERAVEGDFYRVQYSEANHLHVDLWPFYSRNGVMTKDTWTEHKQDVEFPEHFLLPLVPMPFAGITAYGPNNHRAFLELKFGEGVIENPQYPNPAKKRLDRSKL; encoded by the coding sequence ATGCGTATCAGTTTTTGTCAAGGCCTGCTAACCGGTGCCATCATCCTCAACCTCCTCATTCTCTACTATGTGTCTCGGGCTCAGCACCAAATGATGGAGAAGAGGAAGGAGCTCGGCAGGGGCACGAGGAGGGCTGCTCTGCCAGTTTCTGGTCTCGCTGGAGGAGGTCTAGGGGTAGTCGTAGGAGCTGGAGGTGAGCATGGAGTGGTTGGAGGAGAGGGACACAGTCGAGGCCCACGTGTGACCATTATTCTTCGAGAATTTGAAAACTTTGAGAATTATGTTGGGGATGTGGCTAATTCCTTCCTCCGTCATCGCCCAGAGCTTCCCTTTCTGGCTGTAGCCGACATGCCCCCATACCCTCCGCTGGTGCTTCCAGAGGGTGCTCGGCTTCTAGTGCTCTCCCCTAGCCCAGATCAGCCACCGCAAGCTCACAGGCCAGAGTTTCATGTGCAGACAGAGTTTGTCCTGCTGGTGCCTGATGGAGTTGAGCTGGAGCAACCTAGGGTTGTTGAGAGGCTCATCAGGGAGTTGGAAGGTGAGGGCGGGGGGCCTGTGAGGCTGGTAGCTGCACCTGTGCTAGCACGATCTGCTGTGCAGTGCCTCCACCTCAGGGTGAACCTTAGAGAATGGACAGCCACATACTCACCAGCTGCATCTGGCAGCAGCGGGAGTGTGTGTACGGCTTTACAAGGAGATGCGATTGTGTTAATTCGTACAGAGGATCTTTTTAACCTCTCTGTTCCTCTGGGTCGGCCCATCTTTTCAGCACTTTTTATCCAGACTGCCTTGAGAGGTTGGAAAGTAAAACTGCTGGAAAGCCCATGTTTCTCCGCAAGCCATCGGCCACTTTTCAGCTCTGCGCACAACCAGTGGAAGGCTGAAACACGGCTGAAGGAGACCGCAGGTAAACTTATGAGGAGCTTTGGTTTGAAGCGCATCTTGGTGCCTGAAGGAAAAGAACAGTGGTATGGCTGCAGTAAAGAGACACCACGTTGCTTTAGCACTGTGCAAGATGACACACCAGACTATCTTTACCTGGATCGTTGGACACCTCCTTGCTGTCTTCGAGCACTCAGAGAAACCACCAAATATGTTATAAATATCTTGGAGAGCTCTGGTGTGCGCTATTGGCTAGAAGGAGGTTCTCTTTTGGGTGCCATTCGTCATCAAGACATCATCCCATGGGATTATGATGTAGACCTGGGCATCTACCTTGAGGACATACCTAATTGTGATCACTTAAAGAATCTTGACTCAGGCTCTTTGGTGGATGCAAATGGCTATGTATGGGAGCGTGCAGTGGAAGGAGACTTTTACAGAGTCCAGTACAGCGAAGCCAACCACCTGCATGTTGACCTGTGGCCCTTCTATTCACGTAATGGTGTCATGACCAAAGACACATGGACAGAGCACAAACAAGATGTGGAGTTCCCAGAACATTTCCTGCTGCCACTGGTGCCCATGCCTTTTGCTGGCATCACAGCCTATGGCCCCAACAACCACAGAGCCTTCTTGGAGCTGAAGTTTGGAGAGGGTGTTATTGAGAACCCCCAGTACCCCAACCCTGCAAAAAAAAGGCTGGACAGAAGCAAATTATGA
- the slc1a5 gene encoding neutral amino acid transporter B(0), with product MATKVNMEETKTSNGDAHLDETVGNGLTSYMKSSPEPLSKRVVRIVLANLLVILTVAGVIVGVFIGLGVRNVALTRTQIIYIGFPGELLIRLLKMIIIPLVVCSLVSGAASIDPKALGKLGGWAMLFFLVTTLIASSIGVVMAFIITPGSVSVSKPTNLGESVPAHKEVIDSFLDLIRNLFPSNLVSAAFQSYATSYKLVTKNGTDGNLSITAEKVPFGTDQDGMNILGLVVFAIVFGVALRKLGEEGEILIKFFNSFNEATMVLVSWIMWYAPLGIMFLVAGKIVEMEDVGKLFASLGKYIACCMVGHAIHGFLVLPGIYFIITRKNPYTFLWGIFTALATAFGTSSSSATLPLMMKCVEENNGVSKHISRFILPIGATVNMDGAALFQCVAAVFIAQLNNTSLNFIQVITILVTATASSVGAAGIPAGGVLTLAIILEAIGLPTTDISLILAVDWLVDRTCTVLNVEGDAFGAGILQHFVDRASRQEGAEMSEIRVEGEMSAATPEHSPLIEKRGEVDIAEGGKMMLSSEKESAM from the exons ATGGCAACAAAGGTAAACATGGAGGAAACAAAGACATCCAACGGCGACGCGCACCTTGACGAAACGGTGGGAAACGGACTGACCAGCTACATGAAGAGCAGCCCGGAGCCGCTCTCCAAGCGGGTGGTGAGAATCGTGTTGGCAAACTTGCTGGTTATTCTCACCGTTGCCGGAGTCATCGTCGGTGTCTTTATTGGACTTGGTGTGCGCAATGTGGCTCTGACGAGAACACAGATCATTTACATCGGTTTTCCAGGTGAGCTGCTCATCCGGCTTTTGAAGATGATCATCATCCCCCTGGTTGTCTGCAGTCTGGTGTCCGGGGCAGCGAGCATCGACCCCAAAGCCTTGGGTAAACTTGGCGGCTGGGCAATGCTCTTCTTTTTGGTTACCACATTGATAGCATCTTCTATCGGGGTTGTGATGGCTTTCATCATTACGCCTGGATCAGTGTCCGTCAGCAAACCTACAAACCTGGGTGAAAGTGTGCCAGCCCATAAAGAAGTTATAGACTCCTTCTTAGATTTGATAAG AAACCTCTTTCCCTCCAACCTGGTGTCCGCTGCCTTTCAGTCT TATGCAACTTCTTACAAGCTGGTTACAAAGAACGGGACAGACGGCAACCTCAGCATCACAGCGGAGAAG GTGCCTTTTGGAACAGACCAGGATGGCATGAATATTCTCGGTCTGGTAGTGTTTGCAATCGTGTTTGGTGTGGCCTTGAGGAAGCTGGGCGAGGAAGGAGAGATCCTGATTAAGTTCTTTAACTCTTTTAATGAGGCCACCATGGTGCTGGTCTCTTGGATCATGTG GTATGCCCCTCTTGGTATCATGTTCCTTGTTGCTGGCAAGATTGTGGAGATGGAAGATGTTGGCAAACTATTTGCCAGTCTGGGAAAATATATAGCCTGCTGCATGGTTGGACATGCCATCCATGGTTTTCTTGTGCTGCCGGGAATCTACTTTATCATTACAAGAAAGAACCCCTACACCTTCCTCTGGGGGATATTCACAGCTCTGGCAACAGCCTTTGGAACAAGCTCCAG CTCTGCTACTCTGCCCCTCATGATGAAGTGTGTGGAGGAAAATAATGGCGTGTCCAAGCATATCAGCCGTTTCATCCTTCCCATCGGGGCAACGGTGAACATGGACGGAGCGGCTCTATTTCAGTGTGTAGCTGCAGTTTTTATTGCTCAGCTGAATAACACATCCCTCAACTTCATCCAAGTCATCACAATCCT AGTGACAGCTACAGCATCCAGTGTTGGGGCAGCAGGTATTCCTGCAGGTGGTGTGTTGACCCTAGCTATTATCCTGGAAGCGATAGGACTTCCCACCACTGACATCTCTCTTATCCTGGCTGTTGACTGGCTTGT CGACCGTACCTGCACAGTGCTGAATGTGGAGGGTGATGCATTTGGTGCCGGGATCTTGCAGCACTTTGTGGACCGCGCATCCAGACAAGAAGGAGCAGAGATGAGCGAGATCAGGGTGGAGGGAGAAATGTCAGCTGCCACACCTGAACATTCGCCTCTCATTGAAAAAAGAGGTGAGGTGGACATTGCAGAAGGTGGCAAGATGATGCTTTCCAGTGAAAAAGAGTCAGCAATGTAA